Within Eggerthella timonensis, the genomic segment GCGCCCGTCCCCGTGGGATACTACCTCCACCTCGCGCCGGGCAGGTCGTTCGCAGGCGGCGGGCTGTTCGCGCCGCACTTCAAGGACGCCACGTGCATGATGCGCGACCGCATCGCTGCCGATCCGCAGGCGTTTCTCGCCGTCGTGGAAGAGCCTGCGTTCGCCGAACGCTTCCAGTTCCTCGGCATGCCGCTCAAGAACGTGCCGAAGGGCTACGACCCCGAGAGCCCGGCCGCGGACTACCTGAAGTGCAAGTGCTGGTCGGTCGAGGAGCGCCTCGACGACGCCACGGTGGCCGACGACGAGTCCTGCCGACGCGCGCTGCGGGAAAGCTTCCGCGTGATGCGGGACTTCAACGCGTACGTGAACGAGGCGCTGGAAGGGTTCGAGATGCCCACGCGGTAGCGGGGCGCCCAGCCGGCAGGACGAGATGCCGGAACCGTATCTCGTCCTGCCAGCACAAAATCGCAGTTATGAACGGTTCTCGAAGCCATTTTTCGCAAAGCCGTGGAAAAGGGCCAGGTCAGGTTTTTCCATCACTATAAAATCGTTCATAACTGCGATTTCGTGCTAAGCGAACCGTCAGGCGCACGCCGCAGCCATCGGCTCGCTTCACGCCGGGAACAGCGTGTACGCGGTCCCCTCGGGAGCGGCGCAGGTGCGGATGCTCACGCCGAAGGCCCGCTCGATGGCGCCGGTTTCCAGCACCTCTTCCACCGTGCCGGACGCGGTGGCGCTCCCGCGCTCCATGACGAGCAGGCAATCGGAGTACCGCAACGCCAGGTCGAGGTCGTGGATGACCATGACGACGGTCTTGCCCGCCTCGACGTTCAGGCGTCGCACGAGCTCCATCGTCTCGTGGCAGGCGCGGATGTCGAGGTAGGTGGTGGGCTCGTCGAGCACGATGAGGTCGGTGTCCTGCGCCAGCGTCATGGCGATGAACGCGCGCTGACGCTCGCCGCCCGACAGCCGACGCAGCTCGTGCGCGCGGAACCGCGCGACGTTCGCCAGCTCGAGCGCGCGCTCCACCTGCTCGCGGTCCTCGCGCGAGAGCCTCCCCTGATGCGCCTGGTACGGGTAGCGCCCGCACGCCACGAGCGCCTCCACCGTCATCGCCGGCGGGCGGCTGGCCTGCGCCAGCACGGCCACGCGACGCGCACGCTCCTTCGCCTTGAGCGACAGGGTGGCCACGCCGTCGATGCGCACCTCCCCCGCCTGCGGGCGCAACAGCCCGTCGATGAGCTTGATCATCGTGGACTTCCCGCAGCCGTTCGGCCCCACGACGCTCGTCACCGCGCCGTGGGGGAACGCGGCGCTCAACCCCTCGATGAACGGCTCCTTGCCGTAGGAGAACGACACGTCGCGCACCTCGATGGCTGCGGCGCGCGTGTCATCAGCGCTAATCAAGGGAACCCCTCCTGTTCTTCAAGATGAGGTAGATGAAGAACGGCCCGCCGAGAAACGCCATGAGGATGCCCACGGGCACCTCGTAGGGCGCGAACAGCACGCGCGACAACAGGTCGCACACGACGACGAACGCCGCGCCGCATACGGCGGACAGCGGCAGCACGATGCGGTTGTCGTGCCCGACGAAGAACCGCACGAGGTGCGGGATGATGAGCCCCACGAACCCGAGCAGGCCCGCGAAGCTTACGGCCGCGCCCGCCAGCACGGCGGCAAGGCCGAGCATGGCGAGCCTCGTCGCCCCCACGTTCATCCCGAGCGCATGCGCCGTGTCGTCGCCGAGGGCCATGATGTTGAGCTTGCCCGCCGAGAGCAGCGCCACGGCCAGGCCTCCCAGGATGTAGGCCGCCGGCCACGCGAGGTCGTCCATGAGCACGCCGGCCAGGCCTCCCACGAGGAACGCCGACGAGCCGACGTAGGCGTCGGGGTTCACGATGAGGATGGTGTTCATGCCCGCGCCGAACACCGATGTGATGGCGATGCCGGCCAGCACCACGGTGAGCCTCGACGTGCTCGCGCCCAGCGAGATGCCGAAGATGATGAGCGCCGTGGCGAGCGCCCCGAGGAAGGCCGCGAGCGGCGGCAGCCACAGCACGCTGGGGAACACGCTGGCCGCGATCAGCACGAACAGTCCGGCGCCGGAGTTGATGCCGATGATGTTGGGGCTGGCCAGCGGGTTGTCCAGCACGGCCTGGATGATGGCGCCCGCCACGGCCAGCGCCCCTCCCGCCAACAGCGCCGAAAGCACGCGCGGCAGGCGCACGTTCACGAGGATGCTCTTCGCCGACGCGCTCACGTCGCCGCCGGTCGCCCAGGCGACGAGGTCGCCCAGGCTCACCGACGACGAGCCCACGAGGAACGCCGCCGCCGTCACGCCCGCGAGGACGGCGGCGGAGACGACGATGGCGAGCGGCGCCGCCTTCTCACGGTTGAACGGGGTCACCGGACAGCCTTCCGCCTACGCGTACAGCGCGTCGAACAGCACCTGGTAGCTCTCGTCCCAACGCTCGTTCGGCTTGTACTGGAACAGGTGCGGGTCGAGCGCGACGTAGCGGCCGTTCTGCACCGCGTCGAGGGTCGACCAGGCGGGGTTCGCCGCCGTCTGGTCCTCGAGCGCCTTCATGGCCGCGGCGTCGTCGTTGCCCATGGGCACCACGAAGATGAAGTCGGGGTTCATCTCGATGATCGATTCCAGGCTGAAGTCCTTGAGCAGGCTCGGGTTCTCGTCCGCCAGGTTCTTCACGCCGAGGTCGGCCAGCATGGAGCCCGTCATCGTGGAGGACGCCTGCACGCGGGTGCCGCCCGAGAACGTGGTCAGTACGAGGGCCGTAGGCGCCTCGCCGGCGGGCACCTGGGCCGTGATCGCGTCGATGCGATCAGCCGTGGCCTGGGCGTTCTGCTCGTAGAGGTCGTCGCGGCCCGTGATGTCGCAGCAGGTGCGCAGCATGCGCTCGTAGTCGGCGAACGTCGTCACCTGGAAGCACGCAACCGGGATGTTCGACGCGGCGAGGGCCGCCTTGAGGTCGGCTTGGTTCGAGTCGCCGCCGCGGCCGCCCGAGCCGCTCGTCATGATGACGAAATCGGGCTCGAGCGCGATGATGGCCTCGAGGTTCGGGTTCGCGAAGTCGCCCACCTTCTGCACGTTCTCGGATTTCAGGTCGTAGTCCGACAGCGTGAACGCGTCGTCGGAGGCGCCCACGAGCGTGCCGCCCGCAAGCTCCCACATGCTGGCGAAGCTGCCCATGCACGCCACCACGCGCTGCGGGTTCTCCACGGTCACTTCGGCGCCCGTGTCGTCGGTGAACGTGACCGCGCCGACCTGCGAGGCCTGCCCGGCCTCCGCCTGCGGGGCGCCCGCCTCGGCTTCGGCTTTCGGCTGCGCGGTCGAGCAGCCGGCGAGGATCATCGTCGCGGCCAAGGACGCGGCGACGGCAGTGGGAACGATGCGTTGGGAGATGATGGTCATGAGGGGTCCTTTCGATGCCGATGGTCTAGACGGCAGCCGCTACCAAAGCGTTGCCGTGGGCGCAGTAGTCGTCCTGAGCGAGGATATCGCCTTCGTGGTAGTAGGCGGCCCGGGCGCGGCAGCCGCCGCAGCCTTGCGCGTAGTCGCATGTGCCGCACGAGCCGGAGTAGGCCTGGGTGCGCAGCTTCTCGAACACGGGGCTCGTCTTCCATATCTCGTCGAAGGGCTGCGCGCGCACGTCGCCCGCCTCCTCGGTCATGTAGGCGCAGGGGCGCACGATGCCCTCGCTGCCGATGACGCAGTACGTAAGGCCCGCCAAACAGCCGCGCTCGAAGCGCGTGTCCACGCCGAGCTGCTTCGCCACGCGCGTGAACTGGGGCGCGCACGTGGGCTTCACGTCGATCGGCACCTCGGCCGCCTTGCGCATGATGTCGTTCAGCAGACGCTCGTTCTCCAGCACCTCGAGCGACGTCTCCTGGATGAACTTGCCGCGGCCCACGGGGATGAGGAAGAACACGTAGTGGGCCATCGCGCCGATCTCGACGGCGAAGTCGGTGATGGCGCACACCTCGTCGCGGTTCCAATCCACCACGGTGGTGTGCAGCTGGAACGGCAGGCCGGCCTGCTTGCAGGCCTCGATGCCCGCCATGGTGAGGTCGTAGGCGTGCTCGAGCCCGCGGAACTTGTCATGCTTGGCCGCGTCGAGGCTGTCCACCGAGATGCCCATGGCGCAGGCTCCGGCCTCCTTCAGTCGGCGTGCCACCTCGGGCGTGATGAGCGTGCCGTTCGAGCCGAACACGGGTCGCAGCCCGTTGCCGGCCGCGTGCGCCACGAGCTCGTAGATGTCGGGGCGCATGAGCGGCTCGCCACCCGAGAAGATCATCACCTTGAAGCCGGCGCGGGCGATCTCGTCGATCATCTTCTTGCCCTCGTCGGTCGAGAGCTCCTGGTCGGTGGCCTCCTCGGCATCCTGGTAGCAATGGACGCATTTGAGGTTGCACTTGTTCGTCGTCATCCACGACACGAGCATGGGCGTATCCTTTCTTCGTTACGGCGGCGCCTTCTCGACGGCGCTGCCGTGGTTGCTGAGATCGGGCGAGGGTATGACGTGCCGTGCGGGTGCCGCAAAGGGAGGTAGGAGAGATGAGGTTTGCGGCGCCCGCACGGCGCCAAGATCGCGGCCTACTCGGCCGGATCGGGGTTTGAGCGATAGGAGGCGACGATGGCTTCCAGGTGGTCGAACACCGCTTGGCGCAGCTCGTCGAACGATCCGTCGCCGCCCGCATGCGGGGCGATGTTCTCCATGAGGATGAAGTTCTGCTCGGTGCGCGCCGTGTCCTGCTCCATATCGAGGTCGAGGTAGCGCTTGGCCAGCTCGCGATTGCGCTCGCTGTCCACGGGCTCGCCGGCGGGCATGAGGCGGATGGTATCGGCGATCAGCTCGTGCCACTTCGACACGGACTCGCCGCGCGCCACCTGCTCCTCGGCGGCCTCCTCGGCAGCCGGGGCGTCGTCGCGGATGCAGGTGAGGCGCCAGAAGAACTGGCTCTCGCCCTGGCAGCGCTCGATGGTGTCGGCCATGGCCTCCCAGTTCACGGACGATTCGGCAAGCGACTCGTCGTGGAGGGAGCGCAGGGTGGTCATGCGCTTGAACAGCGACTGGAACTGCTCTTCGATGGCGTCCATCTGCTCGTCGGCCAGCTCCTGCAACGCGGCCGACTCGCGGTAAAGAGCTGCATCGGATTTGATCTGGGCCAGCGACAGCCCGAGGTACTTCAAGGTCAGAATGCGATACAGATCT encodes:
- a CDS encoding MerR family transcriptional regulator, with amino-acid sequence MTDQNYLTIGELARRVGVTVRTIQYYDQQGLLSPSAKGPQNQRLYTDDNVKDLYRILTLKYLGLSLAQIKSDAALYRESAALQELADEQMDAIEEQFQSLFKRMTTLRSLHDESLAESSVNWEAMADTIERCQGESQFFWRLTCIRDDAPAAEEAAEEQVARGESVSKWHELIADTIRLMPAGEPVDSERNRELAKRYLDLDMEQDTARTEQNFILMENIAPHAGGDGSFDELRQAVFDHLEAIVASYRSNPDPAE
- a CDS encoding FecCD family ABC transporter permease, yielding MTPFNREKAAPLAIVVSAAVLAGVTAAAFLVGSSSVSLGDLVAWATGGDVSASAKSILVNVRLPRVLSALLAGGALAVAGAIIQAVLDNPLASPNIIGINSGAGLFVLIAASVFPSVLWLPPLAAFLGALATALIIFGISLGASTSRLTVVLAGIAITSVFGAGMNTILIVNPDAYVGSSAFLVGGLAGVLMDDLAWPAAYILGGLAVALLSAGKLNIMALGDDTAHALGMNVGATRLAMLGLAAVLAGAAVSFAGLLGFVGLIIPHLVRFFVGHDNRIVLPLSAVCGAAFVVVCDLLSRVLFAPYEVPVGILMAFLGGPFFIYLILKNRRGSLD
- a CDS encoding ABC transporter ATP-binding protein; this translates as MISADDTRAAAIEVRDVSFSYGKEPFIEGLSAAFPHGAVTSVVGPNGCGKSTMIKLIDGLLRPQAGEVRIDGVATLSLKAKERARRVAVLAQASRPPAMTVEALVACGRYPYQAHQGRLSREDREQVERALELANVARFRAHELRRLSGGERQRAFIAMTLAQDTDLIVLDEPTTYLDIRACHETMELVRRLNVEAGKTVVMVIHDLDLALRYSDCLLVMERGSATASGTVEEVLETGAIERAFGVSIRTCAAPEGTAYTLFPA
- a CDS encoding DUF2461 domain-containing protein, which gives rise to MPSRNALMLEFLADLREHNSLDWMHAHEKRKKEAQAAFVGLVRECIDDLAADEPALAALDPKSLVFRINRDTRFSDDKSPYNPSFRAHISPAGRAPVPVGYYLHLAPGRSFAGGGLFAPHFKDATCMMRDRIAADPQAFLAVVEEPAFAERFQFLGMPLKNVPKGYDPESPAADYLKCKCWSVEERLDDATVADDESCRRALRESFRVMRDFNAYVNEALEGFEMPTR
- a CDS encoding ABC transporter substrate-binding protein, with the protein product MTIISQRIVPTAVAASLAATMILAGCSTAQPKAEAEAGAPQAEAGQASQVGAVTFTDDTGAEVTVENPQRVVACMGSFASMWELAGGTLVGASDDAFTLSDYDLKSENVQKVGDFANPNLEAIIALEPDFVIMTSGSGGRGGDSNQADLKAALAASNIPVACFQVTTFADYERMLRTCCDITGRDDLYEQNAQATADRIDAITAQVPAGEAPTALVLTTFSGGTRVQASSTMTGSMLADLGVKNLADENPSLLKDFSLESIIEMNPDFIFVVPMGNDDAAAMKALEDQTAANPAWSTLDAVQNGRYVALDPHLFQYKPNERWDESYQVLFDALYA
- the nirJ2 gene encoding putative heme d1 biosynthesis radical SAM protein NirJ2, with product MLVSWMTTNKCNLKCVHCYQDAEEATDQELSTDEGKKMIDEIARAGFKVMIFSGGEPLMRPDIYELVAHAAGNGLRPVFGSNGTLITPEVARRLKEAGACAMGISVDSLDAAKHDKFRGLEHAYDLTMAGIEACKQAGLPFQLHTTVVDWNRDEVCAITDFAVEIGAMAHYVFFLIPVGRGKFIQETSLEVLENERLLNDIMRKAAEVPIDVKPTCAPQFTRVAKQLGVDTRFERGCLAGLTYCVIGSEGIVRPCAYMTEEAGDVRAQPFDEIWKTSPVFEKLRTQAYSGSCGTCDYAQGCGGCRARAAYYHEGDILAQDDYCAHGNALVAAAV